From Solanum lycopersicum chromosome 8, SLM_r2.1, the proteins below share one genomic window:
- the LOC101257993 gene encoding pentatricopeptide repeat-containing protein At1g31920: MVRTSVLYQTPFLIPKEYHAKAQELNFSLKEQEWISMIKKCNNMRELKQVHGQILKLGFICSSFCAGNLLSTCALSEWGSMDYACLIFDEIDDPGSFEYNTVIRGYVKDMNLEEALLWYVHMIEDEVEPDNFSYPTLLKVCARIRALKEGKQIHGQILKFGHEDDVFVQNSLINMYGKCGGVRQSCIVFEQMDQRTIASWSALIAANANLGLWSECLRVFAEMNSEGCWRAEESTLVSVISACTHLNALDFGKATHGYLLRNMTGLNVIVETSLIDMYVKCGCLEKGLFLFQRMANKNQMSYSAIISGLALHGRGEEALRIYHEMLKARIEPDDVVYVGVLSACSHAGLVEEGLKCFDRMRLEHRIEPTIQHYGCMVDLLGRTGRLKEALELIKGMPMEPNDVLWRSLLSACRVHQNVELGEVAAKNLFMLKSRNASDYVMLCNIYAQAKMWEKMSAIRTKMVNEGIIQVPGSCLVEADRKLYKFVSQDRSHTCSDEVYDMIHQMEWQLKFEGYSPDTSLVLFDVDEEEKRQRLSTHCQKLAIAFALIKTSQGSPIRIVRNVRMCSDCHTYTKLISTIYERDIVVRDRNQFHHFKDGTCSCKDYW; the protein is encoded by the coding sequence GATCAAGAAATGCAACAATATGAGGGAATTGAAGCAAGTTCATGGCCAAATCTTGAAACTTGGATTCATTTGTAGCTCTTTCTGTGCAGGCAATCTTTTATCCACTTGTGCACTTTCAGAATGGGGCAGCATGGATTATGCTTGTTTGATTTTCGATGAAATCGATGATCCAGGTTCATTTGAATACAATACTGTTATAAGAggatatgttaaagatatgaaCTTGGAAGAAGCTCTACTTTGGTATGTTCATATGATTGAAGATGAGGTTGAACCAGATAATTTCTCATATCCTACACTTCTTAAAGTATGTGCTCGAATTCGAGCACTCAAAGAAGGAAAGCAGATTCATGGGCAGATTCTTAAGTTTGGACATGAGGATGATGTGTTTGTTCAGAACAGTTTGATCAATATGTATGGGAAGTGTGGAGGGGTTAGGCAATCTTGCATTGTCTTTGAGCAAATGGATCAAAGAACTATAGCTTCTTGGAGTGCACTTATTGCAGCTAATGCTAATTTGGGACTATGGTCTGAGTGCCTTAGAGTTTTTGCTGAAATGAACTCTGAGGGGTGTTGGAGGGCAGAGGAAAGTACATTGGTGAGTGTGATTTCTGCTTGTACTCATTTGAATGCCCTTGATTTTGGGAAAGCAACACATGGATATCTTTTAAGGAACATGACTGGTCTCAATGTTATAGTAGAGACATCCTTAATAGACATGTATGTTAAATGTGGATGTCTAGAGAAAGGGTTGTTTCTCTTTCAAAGAATGGCAAACAAGAACCAGATGTCCTATAGTGCCATCATCTCAGGGTTGGCATTGCACGGGCGTGGAGAGGAAGCTCTAAGGATCTACCATGAAATGCTCAAAGCAAGAATAGAACCAGATGATGTTGTTTATGTTGGGGTTTTGAGTGCTTGTAGTCATGCTGGACTGGTTGAAGAAGGGCTAAAATGTTTTGACAGGATGAGACTGGAGCATCGGATAGAGCCAACAATTCAGCATTATGGGTGTATGGTTGATCTCTTGGGACGAACTGGGAGGCTCAAGGAAGCTTTGGAGCTCATCAAAGGCATGCCAATGGAGCCAAATGACGTCTTATGGAGAAGTCTGCTAAGTGCTTGCAGAGTTCATCAGAATGTTGAGTTGGGAGAAGTAGCAGCCAAGAATCTTTTCATGTTGAAATCAAGAAATGCTAGTGATTATGTGATGCTCTGCAATATATATGCACAAGCTAAAATGTGGGAAAAGATGTCTGCAATTCGGACAAAAATGGTTAATGAAGGGATAATTCAAGTACCTGGTTCTTGCTTAGTTGAAGCAGACAGAAAACTCTACAAGTTTGTGTCACAAGATAGGTCACATACCTGCAGTGATGAGGTCTACGATATGATTCACCAAATGGAATGGCAACTGAAATTTGAAGGGTATTCACCAGATACATCATTGGTATTGTTTGATgtagatgaagaagaaaagaggcaAAGACTGAGCACTCATTGTCAAAAGCTGGCAATTGCATTTGCACTTATAAAAACATCTCAAGGTTCTCCTATAAGAATAGTGAGAAATGTCAGAATGTGTAGTGATTGTCACACATACACTAAACTTATTTCCACGATTTATGAAAGAGATATCGTTGTTAGGGACAGAAATCAGTTCCACCATTTCAAAGATGGAACTTGCTCTTGTAAAGATTACTGGTGA